Proteins encoded by one window of Epinephelus moara isolate mb chromosome 18, YSFRI_EMoa_1.0, whole genome shotgun sequence:
- the syt5a gene encoding synaptotagmin Va: MRLVSVAGGRLRRAAEEEGEREREPPPPPSHHSNHQFSSMKNKFFNELTHLPNHKLKMPMWAVGAIVVVVLALVACMGFCIYKKCFNKGKKPKKARERKAGRGRRKKDKEGEDGDDKKEGEEGKEEEEKENFGKLEFTLDYNFTDNQLIVGILQAQDLAAMDMGGTSDPYVKVYMLPDKKKKFETKVQRKNLCPVFNETFTFKIPYNELGGQTLVLQVFDFDRFGKHDVIGEIKIPMNSIDLGQPLHEWRDLVGGEKEEQEKLGDICISLRYVPTAGKLTVNIMEAKNLKKMDVGGLSDPFVKVVLQHNGKRLKKKKTSVKQNTLNPYFNESFSFEIPFSQIQKVQVLITVYDYDKLGSNDPIGKCWIGYGASGVGLRHWSDMLANPRRPVAQWHTLLPEEEVDAALKAPIR, encoded by the exons ATGCGATTGGTCAGTGTGGCCGGGGGACGGCTCCGCAGGgcggcagaggaggagggggagagggagagggaaccTCCACCACCACCGTCGCACCACTCCAACCACCAGTTCTCCAGCATGAAGAACAAGTTCTTCAATGAGCTCACACACCTGCCGA ATCATAAACTCAAGA TGCCCATGTGGGCGGTGGGAGCCATTGTGGTCGTGGTCCTCGCCCTCGTGGCCTGCATGGGATTCTGCATCTACAAGAAGTGCTTCAACAAAGGCAAGAAGCCGAAGAAGGCCCGTGAGAGAAAGGCAGGACGAGGACGCAGGAAGAAGGACAAGGAAGGAGAGGACGGAGATGACAAGAAG GAGGGAGAagaagggaaggaggaggaggagaaggagaactTTGGAAAACTGGAGTTCACACTGGACTACAACTTTACTGATAACcag CTGATAGTCGGCATCCTTCAGGCTCAGGACCTGGCAGCCATGGACATGGGAGGGACCTCAGATCCTTACGTCAAAGTCTACATGCTGCcggacaagaagaagaagtttgAGACCAAAGTCCAGCGCAAGAACCTCTGTCCCGTCTTCAATGAGACCTTCACCTTTAAG ATCCCCTACAATGAGCTGGGCGGTCAGACTCTGGTGCTGCAGGTGTTTGACTTTGATCGATTTGGTAAACATGACGTCATCGGCGAGATCAAGATCCCCATGAACAGTATAGACCTCGGACAGCCGTTACATGAGTGGAGGGATCTGgttggaggagagaaagaggag CAAGAGAAGCTTGGTGACATCTGCATTTCCCTTCGTTACGTCCCCACGGCTGGTAAGCTAACGGTTAACATCATGGAGGCTAAGAACCTGAAGAAGATGGACGTCGGAGGACTGTcag ATCCCTTTGTAAAGGTGGTGCTGCAGCACAACGGGAAGcgactgaagaagaagaagacgtcGGTCAAACAGAACACTCTGAATCCGTACTTCAATGAGAGCTTCAGCTTCGAGATCCCCTTCTCTCAGATCCAG AAAGTCCAGGTGCTGATCACTGTGTACGACTACGACAAGCTGGGCAGCAACGACCCCATCGGCAAGTGCTGGATTGGCTACGGCGCCTCAGGCGTCGGGCTGCGCCACTGGTCAGACATGTTGGCCAATCCCAGGCGTCCGGTGGCCCAGTGGCAcacgctgctgccagaggaggaggtggacgCTGCTCTGAAGGCCCCCATCCgctaa